One genomic segment of Primulina tabacum isolate GXHZ01 chromosome 9, ASM2559414v2, whole genome shotgun sequence includes these proteins:
- the LOC142556890 gene encoding uncharacterized protein LOC142556890, which produces MRERFDKVNGSQIFALHREIGCYTQGNSSISTYYSRLRQLWDEYASLVTLPICSCESSRKFIEFDQQHKLFRYFIGLHESFVHIRSHILMMDPLPTVSNAFAIISKEESHRSLLNVSPQQHESSALFSAQNRRNNDVICEHCNLLGHNKENCFRLIGYPPGHKFYKGPWKGWSHGIFILDIEWIIDSSDNDHMIGYHGIPHVRNSYADATDSIQLPNGSSTKFSSLGTIPINQTSSLSNALIVPEFRHNLLSISKFTIDHQCFVTFFPRFCVFQGLSNGKIMGIGRERQGLYYLDNSSWKFLDSQPNLTLTDSRLPLYRSLLSAVNGAQTTAVSQETLWHQRLGHISLTRMRMLPFLQAS; this is translated from the coding sequence ATGAGGGAACGGTTTGACAAAGTTAATGGCTCACAGATCTTTGCACTTCACCGAGAAATAGGCTGTTATACCCAAGGTAATAGTTCGATCTCAACGTATTATTCGAGGCTTAGACAACTATGGGATGAGTATGCTTCTCTTGTGACATTACCTATATGCTCATGTGAGTCTTCGAGGAAGTTCATTGAATTTGATCAGCAACACAAACTTTTTCGATATTTCATAGGACTTCATGAGAGCTTTGTTCATATCCGAAGCCACATATTGATGATGGATCCACTTCCTACTGTAAGCAATGCCTTTGCTATCATATCAAAAGAGGAATCACATCGGAGTTTATTGAATGTGTCTCCGCAACAACATGAATCCTCTGCCTTATTCTCTGCTCAGAATAGAAGGAACAATGATGTTATATGTGAACACTGTAATTTACTTGGTCACAATAAGGAGAACTGCTTCAGACTAATTGGTTACCCACCTGGACACAAATTCTATAAGGGACCATGGAAGGGTTGGAGCCATGGAATATTCATTCTTGATATTGAATGGATTATTGATTCTAGTGATAATGATCATATGATTGGATATCATGGAATACCACATGTTCGTAATTCCTATGCAGATGCCACGGATTCAATACAATTGCCAAATGGTAGTTCCACAAAATTTAGTAGCCTAGGTACCATTCCTATCAATCAAACCAGCTCACTTTCGAATGCCCTCATTGTTCCGGAATTTCGTCACAACCTTCTATCCATATCTAAATTTACTATAGATCATCAATGCTTTGTCACATTCTTTCCACGGTTTTGTGTGTTTCAGGGCCTATCAAATGGGAAGATCATGGGGATTGGTAGAGAGAGACAAGGACTTTACTATCTCGACAATTCAAGTTGGAAGTTTTTAGATTCACAACCTAATCTCACATTAACTGATTCTAGATTACCTTTGTATAGGTCTTTACTTTCAGCTGTAAATGGTGCACAAACCACTGCTGTATCACAAGAAACCTTATGGCATCAACGCCTAGGACATATTTCTTTGACTCGAATGAGAATGTTACCTTTCTTACAAGCTTCTTAG